A window of Longispora fulva contains these coding sequences:
- a CDS encoding (Fe-S)-binding protein: MRIALFVTCMNDLLYPDTGIATVRILERLGHRVDFPQAQTCCGQMHLNSGYQQLAVPLVENFVRTFEPYDAVVAPSGSCVAMARDNYPRLVPDAAGVAARTYELSELLVDVLGVTDVGARFPHRVTYHPTCHGLRMLRLGDKPLRLLRAVEGIELLELGGAEECCGFGGTFALKNADVSGAMLADKCRNIADTEADYVAAVDNSCLTHIGGGLTRQKARARHIHYAEVLAS; encoded by the coding sequence ATGAGGATCGCCCTGTTCGTCACCTGCATGAACGACCTGCTGTACCCGGACACGGGCATCGCGACCGTGAGGATCCTCGAACGGCTCGGCCACCGGGTCGACTTCCCGCAGGCGCAGACCTGCTGCGGGCAGATGCACCTGAACTCCGGCTACCAGCAGCTGGCGGTGCCCCTCGTGGAGAACTTCGTCCGCACCTTCGAGCCCTACGACGCCGTCGTCGCCCCGTCGGGTTCGTGTGTGGCGATGGCCCGGGACAACTACCCCCGCCTGGTACCGGACGCCGCCGGGGTCGCCGCGCGGACCTACGAGCTGTCCGAGCTGCTCGTCGACGTCCTCGGCGTGACCGACGTCGGGGCCCGCTTCCCGCACCGGGTCACCTACCACCCGACGTGCCACGGCCTGCGAATGCTCCGCCTCGGCGACAAGCCGCTGCGCCTGCTGCGCGCGGTCGAGGGTATCGAGCTGCTCGAACTCGGTGGCGCGGAGGAGTGCTGCGGCTTCGGCGGCACGTTCGCCCTGAAGAACGCGGACGTTTCCGGCGCGATGCTGGCCGACAAGTGCCGGAACATCGCCGACACGGAAGCCGACTATGTCGCGGCCGTGGACAACTCGTGCCTGACCCACATCGGCGGCGGCCTGACCCGGCAGAAGGCCCGCGCGCGCCACATCCACTACGCGGAGGTACTGGCGTCATGA
- a CDS encoding LutB/LldF family L-lactate oxidation iron-sulfur protein, which translates to MNPLASGVPFPRAAKVALGDPQLRTNLRRATHTIRDRRAHAVGELPDWEALRTTAAAIKDDVLRRLPELLERFEERATAAGATVHWARDAAEACEIVSRIVRGTGETSAVKVKSMATQEIGLNEALERDGIAAFETDLAELIVQLAHDTPSHILVPAIHYNRAEIRDIFVREMPADADLTDDPAALAEAARSHLRRRFLSAKVGISGANFAIADTGTLVVVESEGNGRMCLTLPDTLVSVVGIEKILPTFADLEVFMQVLPRSSTGERMNPYTSTWTGVTPGDGPSDVHVVLLDNGRSTTLADEVGRQTLRCIRCSACLNVCPVYERAGGHAYGSVYPGPIGAILSPQLTGIGENASLPFASTLCGACYDVCPVKINIPEVLVHLRDQAPHSPAERAAMSVAAWLMRSPKRFAAAERLAQLGTGPLAAALGRRTVSRLPWPGSKWTDARDAPLPAAESFRDWWKHRDQTAGPQGHTHPVEETP; encoded by the coding sequence ATGAACCCCCTGGCCAGTGGCGTCCCGTTCCCGCGCGCGGCGAAGGTCGCACTGGGCGACCCGCAGCTGCGCACCAACCTGCGCCGAGCCACCCACACCATCCGGGACCGGCGCGCCCACGCCGTCGGCGAGCTGCCGGACTGGGAGGCGCTGCGGACGACCGCCGCGGCGATCAAGGACGACGTGCTCCGTCGCCTGCCGGAGCTGCTGGAGCGGTTCGAGGAACGGGCGACCGCCGCGGGGGCGACCGTGCACTGGGCGCGCGACGCCGCCGAGGCATGCGAGATCGTGTCGCGGATCGTGCGGGGCACCGGCGAAACCTCGGCCGTGAAGGTCAAGTCGATGGCCACCCAGGAGATCGGTCTCAACGAGGCCCTGGAACGCGACGGCATCGCGGCGTTCGAGACCGACCTGGCCGAGCTGATCGTGCAACTCGCGCACGACACCCCGTCGCACATCCTGGTGCCGGCGATCCACTACAACAGGGCCGAGATCCGCGACATCTTCGTCCGTGAGATGCCCGCCGACGCGGACCTGACCGATGACCCCGCCGCGCTCGCCGAGGCCGCCCGGTCACACCTGCGCCGCCGGTTCCTGTCCGCGAAGGTCGGGATCTCCGGCGCGAACTTCGCGATCGCCGACACCGGCACCCTGGTCGTCGTCGAGTCCGAGGGCAACGGCCGGATGTGCCTGACCCTGCCGGACACGCTGGTCAGCGTCGTCGGAATCGAGAAGATCCTGCCCACGTTCGCCGACCTGGAGGTGTTCATGCAGGTCCTGCCCCGGTCGTCCACGGGGGAGCGGATGAACCCGTACACCTCCACGTGGACCGGGGTGACCCCCGGCGACGGGCCGTCCGATGTGCACGTCGTGCTGCTCGACAACGGCCGTTCAACCACGCTCGCCGACGAGGTCGGCCGCCAGACCCTGCGCTGCATCCGCTGCTCGGCCTGCCTGAACGTGTGCCCGGTCTACGAGCGCGCCGGCGGGCACGCCTACGGCTCCGTCTACCCCGGCCCGATCGGCGCGATCCTGTCCCCGCAGCTCACCGGGATCGGGGAGAACGCCTCGCTGCCGTTCGCCTCGACGCTGTGCGGCGCGTGCTACGACGTGTGCCCCGTGAAGATCAACATTCCGGAGGTACTGGTCCACCTGCGCGACCAGGCCCCGCACTCCCCGGCCGAGCGCGCCGCCATGTCGGTGGCCGCGTGGCTGATGCGCAGCCCGAAACGGTTCGCCGCCGCCGAGCGCCTGGCCCAGCTGGGGACCGGCCCGCTCGCCGCCGCCCTCGGCCGTCGGACCGTGTCGCGGCTGCCGTGGCCCGGCTCGAAGTGGACCGACGCCCGCGACGCACCACTACCGGCCGCCGAGTCGTTCCGTGACTGGTGGAAGCACCGCGACCAGACTGCCGGTCCGCAGGGCCACACTCACCCCGTCGAGGAGACGCCATGA
- a CDS encoding LutC/YkgG family protein, whose translation MSAREEILTRLRAAVTHIPPVEVPRDYRRGGDASVDLLIDRLVDYRARVRRSTRAEVGAAVAACLADASAVVVPGELPALWMSGYGGVVLREPLDVEQLDGAAAVVTGCRVAIAATGTIILDGGAGQGRRALTLVPDHHVCVVDAAQIVAGLPEAVALLDPRRPQTWISGPSATSDIELQRVEGVHGPRRLDVIIVD comes from the coding sequence ATGAGCGCCCGCGAGGAGATCCTGACCCGCCTGCGCGCGGCGGTCACTCACATCCCGCCGGTGGAGGTGCCCCGCGACTACCGGCGCGGAGGGGACGCCTCCGTCGACCTGCTGATAGACCGGCTCGTCGACTACAGGGCCAGGGTGCGCCGCAGCACCCGGGCCGAGGTCGGGGCCGCCGTGGCCGCATGCCTGGCGGACGCATCCGCCGTTGTCGTGCCCGGCGAGTTGCCCGCGCTTTGGATGAGTGGCTACGGAGGCGTGGTCCTGCGCGAACCGCTCGACGTCGAGCAGCTCGACGGGGCGGCGGCGGTCGTCACCGGCTGCCGGGTGGCCATCGCTGCCACGGGCACGATCATTCTCGACGGGGGAGCGGGGCAGGGGCGGCGCGCGCTGACCCTGGTACCCGATCATCATGTGTGTGTTGTCGACGCCGCTCAGATAGTGGCGGGTCTGCCGGAAGCGGTCGCGCTGCTGGATCCGCGCCGGCCCCAGACCTGGATCTCCGGGCCGTCGGCGACCAGCGACATCGAACTCCAGCGGGTGGAGGGCGTGCACGGCCCCCGCCGACTCGACGTGATCATCGTGGACTGA
- a CDS encoding aldo/keto reductase, whose protein sequence is MHRNPLGRTNVEVTSLGFGAAPIGNLYREIDDETADAAVRAAWDGGVRYFDTAPHYGLGLSERRLGAALAGKPRAEYTISTKVGRLLVPNPAPTGSDLDSGGFAVPDDLTRVLDYTRDGVLRSLEASLQRLRTDRIDIVYVHDPDNHLDQAVAETIPALIELRDQGVIGAIGAGMNYVEPLLRIVTETDVDAVMLAGRWTLADRSGAPLLAACAERGVSVVAAAPFNSGLLANPNPADGAYFNYGPASPDVLGHARALAAVCDRHGVELPHAAMRFPGLHPAVASVVAGMRNSSQVEGNVRWATRALTEELWEDLASLDAERPTSLREA, encoded by the coding sequence ATGCACCGCAACCCCCTCGGGCGCACGAACGTCGAGGTCACCTCGCTCGGCTTCGGAGCCGCCCCGATCGGCAACCTGTACCGCGAGATCGACGACGAGACAGCGGACGCCGCCGTCCGCGCGGCCTGGGACGGGGGTGTCCGCTACTTCGACACCGCCCCGCACTACGGCCTGGGCCTGTCGGAGCGCCGCCTCGGCGCCGCCCTCGCCGGCAAGCCCCGCGCCGAGTACACGATCTCCACCAAGGTCGGCCGGCTCCTCGTCCCGAACCCCGCGCCCACCGGCTCGGACCTCGACAGTGGCGGCTTCGCGGTCCCCGACGACCTGACCCGGGTGCTGGACTACACCCGCGACGGCGTCCTGCGCAGCCTGGAGGCCAGCCTCCAACGGCTGCGCACCGACCGGATCGACATCGTCTACGTCCACGACCCCGACAACCACCTCGACCAGGCGGTCGCCGAGACGATCCCCGCCCTGATCGAACTGCGCGACCAGGGCGTCATCGGGGCGATCGGCGCGGGCATGAACTACGTCGAACCCCTGCTGCGCATCGTCACCGAGACCGACGTCGACGCCGTCATGCTCGCCGGCCGGTGGACCCTCGCCGACCGGTCCGGCGCACCCCTGCTGGCCGCCTGTGCCGAGCGCGGGGTCTCCGTCGTGGCCGCCGCGCCGTTCAACTCGGGCCTGCTGGCCAACCCGAACCCGGCCGACGGGGCGTACTTCAACTACGGGCCCGCGTCCCCCGACGTGCTCGGGCACGCGCGCGCCCTGGCCGCGGTCTGCGACCGGCACGGCGTCGAGCTGCCACACGCGGCCATGCGGTTCCCCGGCCTGCACCCGGCCGTCGCCTCGGTCGTGGCTGGGATGCGCAACTCCTCGCAGGTCGAGGGCAACGTGCGCTGGGCGACGCGCGCCCTAACCGAGGAGCTATGGGAGGACCTGGCGTCCCTGGACGCGGAGCGGCCGACGTCGCTGCGGGAGGCGTGA
- a CDS encoding L-rhamnose mutarotase codes for MRRFAAVIRLRPEKEAEYRALHADAWPGVLSTIRAAHITNYSIFLRDGLLFSYLEYTGDDYDADMARIAEDETTRRWWALTDPCQQPLDSAAEGQWWAPAEEVFHLD; via the coding sequence ATGCGAAGGTTCGCCGCCGTGATCCGACTGCGGCCCGAGAAGGAGGCCGAGTACCGGGCCCTGCACGCCGACGCCTGGCCCGGCGTCCTGTCCACGATCCGCGCCGCCCACATCACCAACTACTCGATCTTCCTCCGCGACGGGCTGCTGTTCAGCTACCTCGAGTACACCGGCGACGACTACGACGCCGACATGGCCCGGATCGCAGAAGACGAGACCACCCGCCGCTGGTGGGCCCTCACCGACCCCTGCCAACAGCCCCTCGACAGCGCCGCCGAGGGCCAGTGGTGGGCGCCGGCCGAAGAAGTGTTCCACCTCGACTAG
- a CDS encoding SDR family NAD(P)-dependent oxidoreductase, which yields MNDFTGLRALVTGGASGIGLATAEMLAARGARVAVLDLAETGPFTYVRADVSVDAEVRAAVYAAVDVLGGLDVLVNNAGIGAQGTVEANTDDEWHRVLDVNVLGVVRVTRAALPSLRASEHAAIVNTCSIAATAGLPERAAYSASKGAVLALTRAMAADLVRDGIRVNAVNPGTADTPWVSRLLDRAADPAAERAALEARQPHGRLVSAEEVAAAIAYLASPLAGSTTGEALAVDGGMAGLRLRPRS from the coding sequence ATGAACGACTTCACGGGACTCCGCGCGCTCGTCACCGGCGGCGCGTCCGGTATCGGCCTGGCCACGGCGGAGATGCTGGCCGCGCGGGGCGCGAGGGTCGCGGTGCTCGACCTCGCGGAGACGGGCCCGTTCACCTACGTGCGCGCCGACGTCTCCGTTGACGCCGAGGTGCGCGCGGCCGTCTACGCCGCCGTCGACGTCCTCGGCGGCCTGGACGTGCTCGTCAACAACGCCGGCATCGGCGCGCAGGGCACCGTCGAGGCCAACACCGACGACGAATGGCACCGGGTACTCGACGTCAACGTCCTGGGCGTCGTGCGGGTGACCCGGGCGGCACTGCCCTCGCTGCGCGCGTCGGAACACGCCGCGATCGTCAACACGTGCTCCATCGCCGCGACGGCCGGCCTGCCCGAGCGGGCGGCGTACTCGGCCAGCAAAGGGGCGGTGCTGGCCCTGACCCGGGCGATGGCCGCCGACCTGGTCCGCGACGGCATCCGGGTCAACGCCGTCAACCCCGGCACCGCCGACACCCCGTGGGTGTCCCGGTTGCTCGACCGCGCCGCAGACCCGGCCGCCGAGCGCGCCGCCCTCGAAGCCCGCCAACCGCACGGCAGACTGGTGTCGGCCGAGGAGGTCGCCGCCGCGATCGCCTATCTCGCCTCGCCGCTGGCAGGCTCGACCACCGGCGAGGCCTTGGCCGTCGACGGCGGCATGGCCGGCCTCCGGCTCCGCCCGAGAAGCTGA
- a CDS encoding fumarylacetoacetate hydrolase family protein, with protein MRVARHGPPGRERPIAAGDDGIWRDISSVTHDITGAWLDGGPAHLRAALPGLPAVRGIERFGPPVARIGKIVCVGLNYRDHAAETGADIPAEPIVFLKTPDTVVGPDDDVLIPRRSVKTDWEVELAVVIGAQARYLDSPQQARAHIAGYAISNDVSEREFQLERGGQWDKGKNCETFNPLGPWLLTADDVPDPQALGLRLWVNGKQRQDGSTKNMIFDVDFVVWYLSQFMVLRPGDVINTGTPHGVALGLPRTPYLRPGDVVEVEIDGLGRQRQQFRAA; from the coding sequence ATGCGCGTCGCACGACACGGACCACCCGGGCGGGAACGCCCCATCGCCGCCGGTGACGACGGGATCTGGCGGGACATCAGTTCCGTGACCCACGACATCACAGGAGCCTGGCTCGACGGCGGCCCCGCCCACCTGCGGGCCGCGTTGCCCGGGCTGCCGGCGGTGCGCGGGATCGAACGGTTCGGCCCGCCCGTGGCCCGGATCGGCAAGATCGTCTGCGTGGGGTTGAACTACCGCGACCACGCGGCCGAGACCGGCGCGGACATCCCCGCCGAGCCCATCGTGTTCCTGAAGACCCCGGACACCGTCGTCGGACCAGACGACGACGTACTGATCCCCCGCCGGTCGGTGAAGACCGACTGGGAGGTCGAACTCGCGGTCGTGATCGGGGCGCAGGCCCGCTACCTGGACTCCCCGCAGCAGGCCCGGGCGCACATCGCCGGCTACGCGATCAGCAACGACGTGTCCGAGCGGGAGTTCCAGCTCGAACGCGGCGGGCAGTGGGACAAGGGCAAGAACTGCGAGACGTTCAACCCGCTCGGGCCGTGGCTGCTCACCGCCGACGACGTGCCCGACCCGCAGGCGCTGGGCCTGCGGCTGTGGGTGAACGGGAAGCAGCGCCAGGACGGCAGTACCAAAAATATGATCTTCGATGTTGATTTCGTGGTGTGGTATCTGAGCCAGTTCATGGTGCTCCGCCCGGGTGACGTCATCAACACGGGCACCCCGCACGGGGTGGCGCTCGGCCTGCCCCGCACGCCCTACCTGCGGCCCGGCGACGTCGTCGAGGTCGAGATCGACGGCCTCGGCCGGCAACGCCAACAGTTCAGGGCGGCATAG
- a CDS encoding amidohydrolase family protein: MNQVPVVDAHQHLWTADYPWLAGPGLTAIRQDFTVADLLRVLAPAEVGGTVLVEAGVCEAAETVRFLALAASTPEILGVVGWASFSDPDIAGTVHRYRELPGGALLVGVRDQVQAQSRAYLAHPDVRRMLAHLGGLGLVADLVVRSDQLGECVEAARTTPGTTFVLDHLGKPPIGGDRASRAAWRRAITDLAGCGNTAAKLSGLTQEAGPGWTPAMLQPYVDTALEVFGPDRLMFGSDWPVCTLTASYGQVRAALDTCLAGLSRHDRRAIFGGTAIRVYGLDLL; encoded by the coding sequence GTGAACCAGGTACCGGTCGTCGACGCCCACCAGCACCTGTGGACGGCGGACTATCCGTGGTTGGCGGGTCCGGGGCTCACCGCGATCCGACAGGACTTCACGGTCGCCGACCTGCTCCGTGTCCTCGCCCCGGCAGAGGTCGGCGGAACGGTCCTGGTCGAGGCCGGCGTGTGCGAGGCGGCCGAGACTGTCCGGTTCCTCGCGCTCGCCGCGTCGACGCCCGAGATCCTCGGGGTCGTGGGCTGGGCGTCGTTCAGTGACCCGGACATCGCCGGGACCGTGCACAGGTACCGCGAACTCCCCGGCGGTGCCCTGCTCGTCGGCGTCCGCGACCAGGTGCAGGCCCAGTCACGGGCCTACCTCGCCCATCCGGATGTGCGCCGGATGCTGGCGCACCTCGGCGGTCTCGGACTGGTCGCCGACCTGGTCGTACGCAGCGACCAGCTCGGCGAGTGCGTCGAAGCCGCCCGCACCACCCCGGGCACCACGTTCGTCCTGGATCACCTGGGCAAGCCCCCGATCGGCGGGGACCGCGCCTCGCGGGCGGCCTGGCGGCGGGCGATCACCGACCTGGCCGGCTGCGGCAACACCGCCGCCAAGCTGTCCGGGCTCACCCAGGAGGCGGGGCCGGGCTGGACCCCGGCGATGCTCCAGCCCTACGTCGACACGGCGCTGGAGGTGTTCGGCCCCGACCGGCTGATGTTCGGCTCCGACTGGCCGGTGTGCACGCTCACCGCCAGCTACGGCCAGGTCCGAGCCGCGCTGGACACCTGCCTGGCCGGCCTGTCCCGCCACGACCGGCGCGCCATCTTCGGCGGCACCGCGATCCGCGTCTACGGCCTCGACCTCCTCTGA
- a CDS encoding sugar ABC transporter ATP-binding protein — translation MTSLLTATGLTKTFPGVRALDRANLTIAAGRVHALLGENGAGKSTLIKILTGVYRPDGGQILVDGREVHLHSPEKARRAGIGVVHQERNLIGAFSVAENICLEQLPRRRGLVDRGRITAEARRCLGLLDLDLDPSTPVSRLSPAQAQLVEIAKALAADSKVLLLDEPTASLTSDEADRLYNVVRKLRDAGHGIVLVTHKLEEVFAVADQLTVLRDGRSVVESSLLGAYSHDDVVNEMVGREHNQVALATRRVIPPGKPALAVTRVSTAAGHRDITLHVQPGEILGLYGLVGAGRTELARTLLGLGRITEGTVVVDGATADIRDVGDALRRYRIGYVTENRKEEGVFLEQTIARNVAVTVWSKLARWGLVRDRAEHSIVTEYTQRLNIKLSSAEQLAGQLSGGNQQKVSLAKWLAADCKVLIIDEPTVGIDIRSKGAFHQLIGDLADSGVAVLLISSDLPEVVALADRIAVMRDFRIAGEVVNTREYTPMSRAIIRLIHGTGMAA, via the coding sequence ATGACGAGTCTGCTCACCGCCACCGGGCTCACGAAGACCTTTCCGGGGGTACGCGCGCTCGACCGGGCCAACCTGACCATCGCGGCCGGTCGGGTCCACGCCCTCCTCGGCGAGAACGGCGCGGGCAAGAGCACCCTAATCAAGATCCTGACCGGGGTGTACCGCCCGGACGGCGGCCAGATCCTGGTCGACGGCCGCGAGGTGCACCTGCACAGCCCGGAGAAGGCGCGGCGCGCAGGCATCGGCGTCGTCCACCAGGAACGCAACCTGATCGGGGCGTTCAGCGTCGCGGAGAACATCTGCCTGGAGCAGCTCCCGCGGCGACGCGGCCTGGTGGACCGGGGCCGGATCACCGCCGAGGCTCGGCGCTGCCTGGGGCTGCTCGACCTCGACCTCGACCCGTCGACTCCCGTGTCGCGGCTGTCTCCGGCACAGGCCCAGCTCGTCGAAATCGCCAAGGCCCTGGCCGCCGACTCCAAGGTGTTGCTCCTGGACGAGCCCACCGCCTCGCTGACCTCGGACGAGGCGGACCGGCTCTACAACGTCGTGCGCAAACTCCGCGACGCCGGCCACGGGATCGTCCTGGTCACCCACAAGCTGGAGGAGGTCTTCGCCGTCGCCGACCAGCTCACCGTGCTGCGCGACGGCCGTAGCGTCGTGGAGTCCTCCCTGCTGGGCGCGTACAGCCACGACGACGTCGTCAACGAGATGGTCGGCCGGGAACACAACCAGGTCGCCCTCGCCACCCGACGCGTGATCCCCCCGGGCAAGCCGGCGCTGGCTGTCACCCGCGTGTCCACGGCGGCCGGGCACCGCGACATCACCCTGCATGTCCAGCCCGGCGAGATCCTAGGGCTCTACGGCCTCGTCGGCGCGGGCCGCACCGAACTGGCCAGGACCCTGCTCGGGCTCGGCCGGATCACCGAGGGCACCGTGGTCGTCGACGGCGCGACGGCCGACATCCGTGACGTCGGCGACGCCCTACGGCGATACCGGATCGGGTACGTCACCGAGAACCGCAAGGAGGAAGGCGTCTTCCTCGAACAGACCATCGCCCGGAACGTGGCGGTCACCGTCTGGTCGAAACTCGCGAGATGGGGCCTCGTCCGGGACCGCGCCGAGCACTCCATCGTCACCGAGTACACGCAGCGGCTCAACATCAAGCTCAGTTCGGCCGAACAGCTCGCCGGGCAGCTGTCGGGCGGCAACCAGCAGAAGGTCAGCCTGGCCAAGTGGCTCGCCGCCGACTGCAAGGTCCTGATCATCGACGAGCCGACCGTCGGGATCGACATCCGGTCCAAGGGCGCGTTCCACCAGCTCATCGGGGACCTGGCCGACAGTGGGGTGGCGGTGCTGCTCATCTCGTCCGACCTGCCCGAGGTGGTGGCCCTGGCCGACCGGATCGCGGTCATGCGCGACTTCCGGATCGCCGGCGAGGTGGTCAACACCCGCGAGTACACCCCGATGAGCCGCGCGATCATCCGGCTCATCCACGGAACGGGGATGGCGGCGTGA
- a CDS encoding ABC transporter permease has product MISSPTTRPDTPTKRELRGANELTLGALALVGFFALAVATDFNLLTAGTMDAFLRFLAVPIVIGLAQMAVLAVGQMNLSVGALTGFCAMASAGLMVDTGLPAPVAVLAALAIGTAAGLVNGLLVVGTRINGFIVTLATMTIFEGLRYGINGTGTYQDYSPALVRIGHASVLGIPLVFLVALAVAGGVAVFFRRSVPGRHMLASGGNPFAAHLSGISNNRSIVLGHALSGLLAGVAAVMIVADLGSVNASVGDDLLLPSFAAPIIGGVALTGGVISVWGTVLASFLVRLVEVTQAQFNINRRFIDLVIGAVVLGAVLLGRARHKISGGDQ; this is encoded by the coding sequence GTGATCTCCTCGCCCACAACCAGACCGGACACGCCCACGAAACGTGAGCTCCGGGGTGCCAACGAGCTCACGCTCGGGGCCCTCGCGCTGGTCGGTTTCTTCGCCCTCGCGGTGGCGACCGACTTCAACCTGCTCACCGCCGGCACGATGGACGCGTTCCTGCGCTTCCTCGCCGTACCCATCGTCATCGGCCTCGCGCAGATGGCCGTCCTCGCCGTGGGCCAGATGAACCTGTCCGTCGGCGCGCTCACCGGCTTCTGCGCGATGGCCTCGGCCGGGCTGATGGTCGACACCGGGCTGCCGGCACCCGTCGCCGTCCTCGCGGCCCTGGCGATCGGCACGGCCGCCGGGCTGGTCAACGGCCTGCTGGTCGTCGGTACCCGGATCAACGGGTTCATCGTCACCCTCGCCACCATGACGATCTTCGAGGGGCTGCGCTACGGCATCAACGGCACCGGGACGTACCAGGACTACTCCCCCGCCCTGGTCCGCATCGGCCACGCCTCGGTGCTCGGGATCCCGCTGGTCTTCCTGGTCGCGCTGGCCGTCGCGGGCGGCGTGGCGGTGTTCTTCCGCCGCTCCGTTCCCGGTCGGCACATGCTGGCCTCCGGGGGCAACCCCTTCGCCGCGCACCTGTCCGGCATCTCCAACAACCGGTCCATCGTGCTCGGGCACGCGCTGTCCGGGCTGCTGGCCGGGGTCGCCGCGGTCATGATCGTGGCCGACCTCGGCTCCGTCAACGCCTCCGTCGGTGACGACCTGCTGCTGCCCAGCTTCGCCGCGCCGATCATCGGCGGGGTCGCGCTCACCGGCGGCGTGATCAGCGTGTGGGGCACCGTGCTCGCCTCGTTCCTGGTCCGGCTCGTCGAGGTGACCCAGGCGCAGTTCAACATCAACCGGCGCTTCATCGACCTCGTCATCGGCGCGGTCGTGCTCGGGGCCGTGCTGCTCGGCCGTGCCCGGCACAAGATCTCTGGAGGCGACCAATGA
- a CDS encoding ABC transporter permease, with protein MRALRDLARPTAARPAPAPRRGRYLPLLMNQRVGLTLVIIALVVVFSSLRPAFLDTRLTIAPLLADITVYIVVGLAQLAVLSLGHMNVAVGRMAALSTFAMGFAYSQWDVPLIVGLLIGLAVGAAIGALSGGIIAVTGVNSFVVTLALDFGLLGLVTILYTRFAGGVAFSARPAGLSALRNDTFANYCLGDVCGPRIPLVLPIAVIAAIAVGVLFRHARVGREMLMSGSNMRAAELSGIPTRRRVVQAHALSGLLAALAGFLLAANNGAFSAAIGEQFLLPSFLAPVLGGTLLAGGAVSVLGTVLGATASQVIYKGLNLLQFSLENLKIYIGLVLLVALSLDRVRTVLVQRRQDREAAK; from the coding sequence ATGAGAGCCCTCCGTGACCTGGCCCGGCCCACGGCGGCGCGACCTGCCCCGGCCCCGCGCCGGGGGCGTTACCTGCCACTGCTGATGAACCAGCGGGTCGGCCTCACGCTGGTGATCATCGCCCTGGTGGTGGTGTTCTCCTCGCTGCGGCCGGCGTTCCTGGACACCCGGTTGACGATCGCGCCCCTCCTGGCCGACATCACCGTGTACATCGTGGTCGGGCTCGCCCAGCTCGCGGTCCTGTCCCTCGGCCACATGAACGTGGCCGTGGGCAGGATGGCGGCCCTGTCGACCTTCGCGATGGGCTTCGCCTACTCCCAGTGGGACGTTCCCCTGATCGTGGGGCTGCTCATCGGTCTGGCGGTCGGGGCGGCGATCGGTGCCCTGTCCGGCGGCATCATCGCCGTGACCGGGGTCAACTCGTTCGTGGTGACCCTCGCGCTCGACTTCGGCCTGCTCGGCCTGGTGACCATCCTCTACACACGGTTCGCCGGCGGGGTGGCGTTCTCCGCGCGGCCCGCCGGCCTGTCGGCGCTGCGCAACGACACGTTCGCCAACTACTGCCTCGGCGACGTGTGCGGGCCGCGGATCCCGCTCGTGCTGCCGATCGCGGTCATCGCGGCGATCGCCGTGGGGGTGCTGTTCCGGCACGCCCGGGTCGGCCGGGAGATGCTGATGAGCGGGTCGAACATGCGGGCGGCCGAACTGTCGGGCATCCCGACCCGCCGTCGCGTCGTGCAGGCCCACGCGCTCAGCGGGCTCCTCGCGGCTCTGGCGGGGTTCCTGCTCGCCGCGAACAACGGCGCGTTCTCCGCGGCCATCGGCGAACAGTTCCTGCTGCCGTCGTTCCTCGCGCCCGTGCTCGGTGGCACGCTGCTGGCCGGCGGCGCGGTCAGCGTCCTGGGCACCGTGCTGGGCGCGACGGCCTCCCAGGTCATCTACAAGGGCCTGAACCTGCTCCAGTTCTCCCTGGAGAACCTCAAGATCTACATCGGCCTGGTACTGCTCGTCGCGTTGTCCCTCGACCGGGTCCGCACCGTGCTCGTCCAGCGCCGACAGGACAGGGAGGCGGCGAAGTGA